Proteins from one Osmerus mordax isolate fOsmMor3 chromosome 21, fOsmMor3.pri, whole genome shotgun sequence genomic window:
- the LOC136965520 gene encoding perforin-1-like, which produces MSPSCVTLALGLLFLAVTHAQIKIFNLRATKLPSGLLGTTDGYVKVFCGPDNLGKTSVRNNDKNPWWPEEFNSFKTVENDVLRLEVYDSDVLFDDHLGTCQRQVKSGTHQHDCFLKEGGTLTYSYTLQQ; this is translated from the coding sequence ATGTCTCCCTCCTGTGTGACCCTGGCCCTGGGGCTGCTGTTCTTGGCAGTTACCCATGCCCAGATCAAGATCTTCAACCTGCGTGCCACCAAGCTCCCCAGCGGCCTCCTGGGCACCACCGACGGCTACGTCAAGGTGTTCTGCGGCCCCGACAACCTCGGGAAAACCTCCGTCCGCAACAACGACAAGAACCCCTGGTGGCCGGAGGAGTTCAACTCCTTCAAGACCGTGGAGAACGACGTCCTGAGGCTGGAGGTGTACGACAGCGACGTGCTGTTCGACGACCACCTGGGAACCTGCCAGAGGCAGGTGAAGAGCGGCACCCACCAGCACGACTGCTTCCTGAAAGAGGGAGGCACGCTCACCTACTCCTACACTCTTCAGCAGTGA
- the krt99 gene encoding keratin 99, translating to MSVVVGRRSSYSSRSSIGSSGLSLSGGMPFQAVGGGRSRMSVSASSVRSSRTPSVYGGAGGYGTRISQSVSALSMASPSSEFIMSANEKVTMQNLNDRLATYLEKVRSLEAANQKLELQIKEFYEKRSPVHSKDLTVYLDTISGLRKKMLLAYTNHAQVTLQVDNARLAADDFKIKFEMELNIRMTVEADMARLKGVLDSFTLSRSDLEMQIEGLREELVFLKKSHEEEMELMRVQQGGAVNVEMDCPASADLNKELHDMREQYESLVQKNQREAEKWFQGKVEALQVQITTSTTEVKTSQSELGDRKRTFQSLEVELQGMLTQKQYLEQSMAEVNGRYGAQLSALQLHINAMEEELQQLTTSIHLQATEYQVLLDIKMRLEMEIAEYRRLLDGEAYSHQNTVREVKEKKVIVVEKVQEVTVVKEEHNPHVQRRVKTIVEEIVDGKVVATSSSEKVQELS from the exons ATGTCTGTCGTCGTCGGTCGCAGAAGTAGCTACAGCTCACGCAGCAGTATAGGCTCCAGTGGACTCAGCTTATCCGGAGGGATGCCGTTCCAAGCGGTTGGAGGCGGTAGGTCTCGAATGAGCGTGTCTGCGTCCTCCGTCAGAAGCAGCCGCACACCCAGCGTATACGGGGGTGCCGGGGGATATGGCACCCGTATTTCTCAGTCCGTGTCCGCTTTGTCCATGGCTTCGCCTTCCAGCGAGTTTATCATGAGCGCCAACGAAAAGGTGACCATGCAAAACCTCAATGACCGCTTGGCCACCTATCTGGAGAAG GTGCGTTCCTTAgaggcagccaatcagaaactaGAGCTGCAGATCAAGGAATTCTATGAGAAGAGGTCCCCAGTTCACAGCAAGGACCTGACCGTCTACCTTGACACCATCTCTGGACTCCGTAAGAAG ATGCTGTTGGCGTACACAAACCACGCTCAGGTGACCCTGCAGGTGGACAACGCCAGATTGGCAGCCGACGACTTCAAAATCAA GTTTGAGATGGAGCTCAACATACGGATGACGGTGGAGGCAGACATGGCCCGTCTGAAGGGGGTTCTGGACAGCTTCACGCTCTCCCGGAGCGACCTGGAGATGCAGATCGAGGGGCTGAGAGAGGAACTGGTTTTCCTGAAGAAGAGCCACGAGGAG GAGATGGAACTGATGCGTGTGCAGCAGGGCGGAGCCGTGAACGTGGAGATGgactgccctgcctctgccGACCTGAACAAGGAACTGCATGATATGAGGGAGCAGTACGAGTCTCTCGTGCAGAAGAaccagagagaggctgagaagtGGTTCCAAGGAAAG GTTGAGGCGCTGCAGGTCCAGatcaccaccagcaccacggAGGTGAAGACCTCCCAGTCAGAGCTGGGTGACCGGAAGAGAACCTTCCAGAGTCTGGAGGTAGAGCTGCAGGGCATGCTCACTCAG AAACAATACCTGGAGCAGAGCATGGCTGAAGTGAACGGTCGCTACGGCGCTCAGCTCAGCGCCCTGCAGCTCCACATCAACGCCATGGAGGAAGAGCTCCAGCAGCTCACCACCAGCATCCACCTCCAGGCCACAGAGTACCAGGTGCTCCTGGACATCAAGATgaggctggagatggagatTGCCGAGTACAGGAGGCTGCTGGACGGAGAGGCGTACAG CCACCAGAACACTGTCCGAGAGGTGAAAGAGAAGAAGGTGATTGTAGTTGAGAAGGTCCAGGAAGTGACGGTGGTGAAAGAAG AGCATAACCCTCATGTTCAGAGGAGAGTGAAGACCATCGTTGAGGAAATAGTGGACGGCAAAGTCGTGGCCACCTCTTCTTCTGAGAAAGTCCAGGAACTGAGCTAG